One part of the bacterium genome encodes these proteins:
- a CDS encoding alpha-keto acid decarboxylase family protein — translation MAKQQTIGEFLFDYIHKKGARHVFGIPGDFALPTFRWLEKAPLEIITMTHEPSVGFAADAYARQMGLGVALVTYCVGGLNLLNPVACAYAEKSPLLVISGGPSPRERSGDTMIHHKVRTFDTQRRIFEEVTCANTVLTDPETAANEIMRVIDAVMDQCRPGYIEVPYDVVDLPISPPQPRAKEVVISDAKVLEAGIADAVEFINRAKQPVIIAGVELHRHGITDKAVEIAKAFNIPIAADILSKSVIRETNPHYIGVFSGNLSDPKCQEYVDKSDCVILLGTFVTDVFFGFIPNELDKSGTILVTTEKCRVGYRTYDNVRMDDFMDALLKAPVKKREDFVNPNPAKTMEPLSDADMKGELKVPHFFNVLAANLGEDDTLTCDVGDALFGAVELRTRQRSNFIADAFYLSMGFAVPAALGAIAAKRALSKDAGKGIGNGRVFALVGDGAFQMTGIEYSSAARFKMAPIVIVMNNDGYGTQRHIIDGPFNNLQRWNYHKVPEMVGVGKGLKVSTPAEFDAALKEAIASDQPYLIEAIIPRNSSSNSLVRVGEGLSSQRDATKRTKAA, via the coding sequence ATGGCCAAGCAACAAACCATCGGCGAATTCCTTTTCGACTACATCCACAAAAAAGGCGCGCGCCACGTCTTCGGCATTCCGGGTGACTTTGCTTTGCCCACCTTCCGCTGGCTGGAAAAAGCCCCGCTTGAGATCATCACCATGACGCACGAGCCCTCCGTCGGCTTCGCCGCCGACGCCTACGCCCGCCAGATGGGCCTTGGCGTGGCGCTGGTCACCTATTGCGTCGGCGGCCTCAACCTGCTCAACCCCGTCGCCTGCGCCTATGCCGAAAAAAGCCCGCTGCTGGTCATCTCCGGCGGCCCGAGCCCGCGTGAGCGCTCCGGCGATACCATGATCCATCACAAGGTCCGCACCTTCGACACCCAGCGCCGCATCTTCGAGGAAGTCACCTGCGCCAACACCGTGCTGACCGACCCCGAAACCGCGGCCAACGAAATCATGCGCGTCATCGATGCCGTGATGGACCAGTGCCGCCCTGGTTACATCGAAGTACCCTACGATGTGGTCGATCTCCCCATTTCTCCGCCGCAGCCCCGCGCCAAAGAAGTCGTCATCTCCGACGCCAAGGTGCTGGAAGCCGGCATCGCCGATGCGGTGGAATTCATCAACAGGGCCAAACAGCCCGTCATCATCGCGGGGGTGGAACTCCACCGCCACGGCATCACCGACAAGGCCGTGGAAATCGCCAAGGCCTTTAACATCCCCATTGCCGCCGACATCCTTTCCAAATCCGTCATCCGCGAGACCAACCCTCACTATATCGGCGTCTTCTCCGGCAACCTGTCGGACCCCAAATGCCAGGAATATGTCGATAAAAGCGATTGCGTCATCCTCCTCGGCACCTTCGTGACAGATGTTTTCTTCGGCTTCATCCCGAACGAACTGGACAAATCCGGCACCATCCTGGTGACCACCGAGAAATGCCGCGTCGGCTACCGCACCTACGACAATGTGCGCATGGATGATTTCATGGACGCGCTGCTGAAAGCCCCCGTGAAAAAGCGCGAGGATTTCGTCAATCCCAACCCCGCCAAAACGATGGAACCGCTTTCCGATGCCGACATGAAGGGCGAGCTGAAAGTGCCGCATTTCTTCAACGTGCTCGCCGCCAACCTGGGCGAGGACGACACGCTCACCTGCGACGTGGGCGATGCGCTTTTCGGCGCGGTGGAACTGCGCACCCGCCAGCGCAGCAATTTCATTGCCGATGCGTTTTACCTCTCCATGGGCTTTGCCGTGCCTGCCGCCCTTGGGGCGATTGCCGCCAAACGCGCCCTAAGCAAGGATGCGGGCAAGGGCATCGGCAACGGTCGCGTCTTTGCACTGGTGGGCGATGGCGCTTTCCAGATGACCGGCATCGAATATTCCTCCGCCGCGCGCTTCAAGATGGCCCCCATTGTGATTGTGATGAACAACGACGGCTACGGCACCCAGCGCCACATCATCGACGGCCCCTTCAACAACCTCCAGCGCTGGAACTATCACAAGGTGCCGGAGATGGTCGGCGTTGGCAAAGGCCTGAAGGTCTCCACACCCGCCGAATTCGACGCCGCGTTGAAAGAAGCCATCGCCAGCGATCAGCCCTACCTGATCGAGGCTATCATCCCGCGCAATTCCAGCAGCAACTCGCTGGTGCGTGTGGGGGAGGGACTCTCCAGCCAGCGCGACGCCACCAAGCGCACAAAAGCCGCTTGA
- a CDS encoding AsmA family protein encodes MKKLVIFLLVIAALIGAAWVAIPMLVSKEKVVAMVAEQVKAKTGRDLKITGDVSVGIWPNIAVNLGDVSLSNAPWASDPTMLTMKKLSVSLQVMPLLKKEIRVDELTLIEPVVFLEKNAKGQANWQFETAYDLLSRRVNVADNAPAQQQAGAIPALAAISLSKVTIENGSINYQDKASKTAQSVHELDLKLGLKNLSDPLELDAKAEFQGKPISVKGNLASVQRYLDGEAPAVKAELTYAGLKTVFDGTLNPSTKAPGVQGNMVVNADNLADVLGKFGIKTGMPDGTLKNFMLKGALRANEAEVALEHSHLVLDAVELDGTMRANIAGKTPAIRLDLAGPALDLSPYFPKKQADGSAWMPSWISDAHAEAMPYSTEAFDLKALKSLDFGGKFKFGKLIFHQFTLSNVVSDAVVKNGRANFSIPAMQLFSGAGDLEVTLDANGTPALTLASKLTGIQVEPLLIALNNIDKLTGKGNAVINVSGTGTSVQGIMNSLGGMADIRLKDGKIKGIDLAQAMRDLKSVFNPARDSTPRSTDFSEFGGSFAIKQGVAHTEDLAMMAPFARLTAQGDVDIARQRFDMKVQPRVVGSMKGQGGELNNKGLMVPLKVSGPFNDPSIAPDLEAIQKEVFKPENIQKAIQDPKAAKEQIKELGKQLNLKKLF; translated from the coding sequence ATGAAAAAACTCGTCATTTTCCTTCTGGTAATCGCCGCCCTCATCGGCGCGGCCTGGGTAGCCATCCCCATGCTGGTATCGAAGGAAAAGGTCGTGGCCATGGTGGCCGAGCAGGTGAAAGCCAAAACCGGGCGTGACCTGAAAATCACCGGCGATGTCTCCGTCGGCATCTGGCCCAACATCGCCGTCAACCTGGGCGATGTCTCCCTCAGCAACGCCCCCTGGGCGAGCGACCCCACCATGCTGACGATGAAGAAACTCTCCGTCTCGCTTCAGGTGATGCCGCTGCTCAAAAAAGAGATCCGCGTCGATGAACTCACCCTCATCGAGCCGGTCGTGTTTCTGGAAAAGAACGCCAAAGGCCAGGCCAACTGGCAGTTCGAAACCGCCTATGACCTTCTCTCCCGCCGCGTGAACGTGGCCGACAATGCCCCCGCGCAGCAGCAGGCAGGCGCCATTCCCGCGCTGGCCGCCATTTCACTCAGCAAGGTGACGATCGAGAACGGCTCTATCAATTATCAGGACAAGGCCTCCAAAACCGCGCAAAGCGTCCATGAGCTCGACCTCAAGCTGGGGCTGAAGAATCTTTCCGACCCGCTTGAGCTGGACGCCAAGGCCGAGTTCCAGGGCAAGCCCATTTCCGTCAAAGGCAACCTGGCCAGCGTGCAGCGCTATCTGGATGGCGAGGCCCCCGCCGTGAAGGCCGAGCTCACCTATGCCGGTCTGAAAACCGTGTTCGATGGCACGCTCAACCCTTCCACCAAAGCACCTGGCGTGCAGGGCAACATGGTGGTGAATGCCGATAACCTGGCCGATGTCCTCGGCAAATTCGGCATCAAAACCGGCATGCCCGACGGCACGCTGAAAAATTTCATGCTCAAAGGCGCGCTTCGCGCCAACGAAGCCGAAGTGGCGCTGGAACATTCCCACCTGGTGCTGGATGCCGTGGAACTGGACGGCACCATGCGTGCCAACATCGCGGGTAAAACCCCCGCCATCCGCCTGGACCTCGCCGGTCCCGCGCTCGACCTCTCTCCTTATTTCCCGAAAAAGCAAGCCGATGGCTCCGCCTGGATGCCGAGCTGGATCAGCGATGCCCATGCCGAAGCCATGCCCTACAGCACCGAGGCGTTTGACCTGAAAGCGCTGAAAAGCCTGGATTTCGGGGGCAAGTTCAAATTCGGCAAATTGATCTTCCATCAATTCACCCTCAGCAATGTCGTGTCCGATGCCGTGGTGAAAAACGGCCGCGCCAATTTCAGCATTCCCGCCATGCAGCTTTTCAGCGGCGCGGGTGACCTGGAGGTGACGCTGGATGCCAACGGCACGCCCGCCCTCACGCTTGCCAGCAAGCTCACTGGCATTCAGGTCGAGCCGCTGCTGATCGCCCTCAACAACATCGACAAGCTCACCGGCAAGGGCAATGCGGTTATCAACGTTTCCGGCACCGGCACCAGCGTGCAGGGCATCATGAACAGCCTTGGCGGCATGGCGGATATCCGCTTGAAAGACGGCAAGATCAAAGGCATCGACCTGGCCCAGGCCATGCGCGATCTCAAATCCGTCTTCAACCCCGCGCGCGACAGCACCCCCCGTTCTACCGACTTCAGCGAGTTCGGCGGCAGCTTTGCCATCAAACAGGGCGTAGCACATACGGAAGACCTCGCCATGATGGCCCCCTTCGCCCGCCTCACGGCGCAAGGCGATGTGGACATCGCCCGCCAGCGTTTCGACATGAAGGTCCAGCCCCGTGTCGTCGGCTCCATGAAAGGCCAGGGTGGCGAGCTGAACAACAAGGGCCTGATGGTCCCCCTCAAGGTCAGCGGCCCCTTCAACGATCCTTCCATTGCGCCGGACCTGGAAGCCATCCAGAAGGAAGTCTTCAAGCCTGAAAATATCCAAAAAGCCATCCAGGACCCCAAAGCTGCCAAAGAACAGATCAAGGAACTCGGCAAGCAGCTCAACCTGAAAAAGCTCTTTTAG